A single Cryomorphaceae bacterium DNA region contains:
- a CDS encoding tandem-95 repeat protein: protein MKNMYRLLTALGVFVGLVATAEGTKQVNVDGNGGYLSHPISLVINLNVNGTPYGSVYDCPPEQRVNFRISNTNEHMFFGFKLHQDAKCYVRIKDANGNVVWPSTSSDDGEEIPRSGSSTNTKGRVNMDSAIEGPDWDGTNSDGYEPFEFAPSDTGLYWFEWSGNIDQPTTSKLTIDWWDMSVIDVVTGLEKPGRLYSQDWTMSTGSFTKKFLAPMYVYTADQTVSSFKSYDYSPYGFKLYCNSTGPGSSGNVEEDRKSVLNYQGNAEYPIFLNDPDSLIWPTGNPSFVVPTQPEIEGCLGDYCVWVEFTEPGEGTVILDLNGTPGYQENTEDVLLVQKVEAGRNCFQWDGNDGLGDPVSGSTNIIIQAEVVTGITHFPTYDLECNPGGFVVERIRPPSANNGVPELFWDDSNLDDSYNGYVNPQKVELNGCQPTNSVGCHTWPGCTSSGYGNEITINTWWFSFKDDSQFSNVNIVSNIGNTVISKSDITCNGADDGEIILQLDGGIAPYTVQFSDGSNQVSSDTIYTYSNLSPGGYGFTVTDAGGCINLTGTTINEPNPISVSMFPTNLSCNGDGSGAISSSVQGGTSPYTYAWSNGSNATSISSLAAGTYTLSVTDANGCSAIETQVVSEPSLLTVSITESSPVLCSGASDGRLAASVVGGTAPYSYQWSSGGRNPIENGLSEGVYTVDITDANGCMASASYTLVSPSQITVVGVEVDPSAVGASDGTLTITINGGTPDYDIYLNNVFVATQSSPTYTFNNLTAGGYSVRVEDANGCLAFGTFTLNNPACNVSFTATVSNVSCAGANDGAATLVVVGASPPLTYVWSDGGPNTPNRTGLAPGLYSVTVTDGVGCGPWVRSGIISEPTPLSGFTVSTITTLCNGSADAGIRIFPSGGTPPYSFLWSNGETTNLSLGLAAGAYTITLSDANGCTYIDGATIVEPAAVSVVLSVTDVDCFTAASGSVSAAVSGGTSPYSYAWSNGSDSSSTGGVIAATYSVTVTDFFGCSVVSQATVSEPTDLVGGITLTQEILCHDDQTGILTATASGGTPPYSYQWNFGPSSQSWTDIGAGLYRVIITDANGCTVGASQFLDQPQQDPDVRIFSTDNPCNGDAIGTAEVQGEGGTPPFSYQWSTGDSGPLVAGLSAGTYFVTATDANGCFVTDSVVITEPAVLDLILVSSTDVTINGEATGEAEVSISGGTPDFTLLWSNGASTLEVDNLLAGSYTCSVTDSEGCTDEVIVIINEPNALVGLVSSSTNITCFGDNDGSASVTVSGGVPPYTYQWNTGANTATISNLFAGTYTCDIFDSEGAQTQVVVVITQPDILIAGVQSKQDVLIAGQSTGSITVTVSGGTMPYTYAWTNGETTASISGLPHGFYGLDVTDANGCRDIIIVQITEPGILVITPDVNDISCNGANDGSVTLSVSGGIAPFSYLWSDGATTQTRTNLAPGVYGCTVTDAALASIEYFVPISEPSVLTVDGQVTNASNNMNNGEIQVTIYGGTPPYFSTWSDGAGTLDRTGLAPGSYTISVTDDNGCLDVETYVIGANVPPVAVNDTTSTPEETLAIINARSNDYDPDFFLNTAYLQVITPPMNGQYDVAAPVGVVLYLPDPLFNGIDSIQYVIQDLGTPLPRLTDTAWIYIDVTPVNNQVVAVDDVDTTSDFNPITIYPLLNDSDPDGDSIWVVGLVNGPIYGNAILQGDSVIYTPTDYYSTYDHWPYYITDGQTLDTADIIIYNNWSNIPPTAKLDFDSTVVNTPVTVDIIVNDNGNGEALDLSSYSEVSPFSNGSGVYNPATGELTYTPNPGFTGLDIMRYRICNSGTPQLCDEANVVILVYAGNISVGTNTECVKNGVYVNYSVVALDFASVTPVTAVWRDTLGNTIDSITGLPQFGTLLWPGTVLDGNGFAIDWPGYVYNGSSWEEGNDGFESIRDKAIIEFYMIDSADVAVDYLISTTPLCSTRPPSAIEAINDTTTTSENTPVSYDILANDIATVAPLDPATITILTQPPNGSVQTNGTASITYTPDLNFNGVDSLQYRVCDQSNPALCDDAWVYITIDPVNNPPVAVNDTGTAPANVDITLDPLVNDFDVDGFLVNTTFTIITPPFWLANATYNPSTSTFTYPALVDFVGIDSVQYVICDNGNPDPSLCDTAWIYLIFTDANQPPVAVNDTAYTIEDVPVAFDMLGNDSDSDGMIDPSTLVFISSPSNGSVAFNNGLNSWEYTPNPGFNGVDSFTYEICDDGNPAPVLCDRAEVYIFVDPINDPPIAVNDSAVATTAIPEIIDILNNDSDPDGSIELDSTLILIGPLHGTAVIDPLTKSLVYVSDFNYSGMDSLRYRICDDGNPDPSLCDEAWVYIEVLEDRLVPASPTAVNDTSYTLPGVSVDTNLLINDLIGSAGFDTAATSVITGPTNGTYVLGTDGVITYTPGLAAPFGSNSNIAFVDSLQYRIFDTLAIPNSSEAWYYIFVNVVNAPPIAVNDTLVLDCSTGSVANIDVPANDSDPEGALDLNSVTILTPPVSGSAVTAMNGSIDYTPNACFVGVDSLQYSICDLGIPTECDTAWAYFYCNDNTPPVAICSDLTLYLDDQGEVSVSASAIGSAAADPCGPVQVVVSDTSFTCDDLGGATATVTVTDVNGNTDQCTANITVLDTISPVINCPNDTVLYAGPNGFAAYAPPAPLGTDNCTIVQYDVNGSAPFLPIGDTDITFVATDQSGNTGDCMYTVTVIDTFAASLTCPGDIVLPNDPGVCGGTVAMIPVPSIQNGGANDSIYRADNTGLEDGDLFPIGTTTIVWVVEDEFGNTDTCSYTVTVNDVEAPDITGPGPLDLINDPGQCGAVYSGITPTYTDNCDGSTGATVTLLSGPAPGDFLAVGTHQVVYEVCDLAGNCASESYIITVTDVEPPTISVPNDTTIFADTLDCSVLFTYPFPTGTDNCAVIVTQTGGTASGGNFPVGTTTNTFQAVDPSGNMVTGQFNVTVISTFDIDLGPDLVVCGPTQIIPPTGNKWDYDWDNGQTSPIIDITMSGCYTLTVTNAGGCVASDEICITILEPSDSVDLSGIPPVICKNDGPVVLDFGVPSSDIVLTGPGVTTGTTVDPSGVPAGDRNYSWVYTDPVTGCVTEGTVKITIDFCSGLEEGGFQSFDLYPNPTRDRISISFTPATDPTTELVIVNTLGQELHRETFSSEAGSDAQTWTMDVSQWTQGTYILRLTRDGVTAQKRFVIQD from the coding sequence ATGAAGAATATGTACCGTTTGCTCACTGCCCTTGGGGTGTTTGTTGGGCTGGTCGCCACCGCAGAAGGAACCAAGCAAGTCAACGTTGATGGAAATGGGGGCTATTTGAGTCACCCCATTAGCTTGGTTATCAACTTAAATGTGAATGGTACGCCGTATGGATCCGTTTACGATTGCCCTCCCGAGCAACGCGTGAATTTCCGGATTTCCAATACGAATGAACACATGTTCTTTGGCTTTAAACTTCATCAAGACGCCAAATGCTACGTTAGGATTAAGGACGCTAATGGGAATGTGGTTTGGCCTTCGACCTCTTCGGACGATGGGGAGGAAATTCCGCGCTCCGGGAGTTCGACGAATACCAAAGGGCGAGTCAATATGGATTCTGCTATTGAAGGTCCGGATTGGGATGGGACGAACAGCGATGGATACGAGCCTTTTGAATTTGCCCCATCGGATACGGGTTTGTATTGGTTTGAGTGGAGCGGAAATATTGATCAGCCGACTACGAGCAAGTTGACCATTGACTGGTGGGACATGTCCGTTATTGATGTGGTGACGGGTTTGGAAAAACCAGGTCGATTGTACAGTCAGGATTGGACCATGAGTACCGGTTCGTTTACCAAGAAATTCTTGGCGCCCATGTACGTCTACACGGCTGATCAAACGGTTTCCAGTTTCAAGTCTTACGATTATTCACCATATGGGTTCAAGCTGTATTGCAACAGTACTGGGCCAGGTTCTTCTGGAAATGTGGAAGAGGATCGCAAATCAGTCTTGAACTATCAGGGAAATGCCGAATACCCCATCTTTTTGAATGACCCAGACAGTTTGATTTGGCCAACGGGTAACCCGTCTTTTGTCGTACCCACTCAGCCTGAAATAGAAGGTTGCCTGGGAGATTACTGCGTATGGGTGGAATTCACCGAGCCCGGTGAGGGAACGGTAATATTGGATTTGAACGGAACCCCGGGTTATCAAGAGAATACGGAGGACGTCTTGTTGGTTCAAAAGGTGGAAGCGGGGCGAAACTGCTTTCAATGGGACGGGAATGACGGACTAGGTGATCCGGTCAGCGGTTCAACGAACATCATTATTCAGGCCGAGGTGGTCACGGGGATCACACACTTTCCCACATACGATCTAGAGTGTAACCCTGGAGGGTTTGTGGTGGAACGAATTCGTCCTCCAAGTGCGAACAACGGAGTGCCAGAGCTTTTCTGGGACGACAGTAACTTGGATGATTCTTACAATGGATATGTGAACCCCCAGAAGGTCGAGCTTAACGGCTGTCAGCCGACTAATAGTGTGGGGTGTCATACCTGGCCGGGCTGTACGAGCTCTGGATATGGAAACGAAATTACCATCAACACCTGGTGGTTCTCCTTCAAGGATGACTCTCAGTTTAGCAACGTCAACATCGTTTCGAACATAGGAAATACAGTGATCTCCAAGTCGGATATTACGTGCAATGGGGCGGATGATGGTGAAATTATTTTGCAACTCGATGGGGGAATCGCTCCATATACCGTTCAATTTAGCGACGGAAGCAATCAAGTTTCCTCCGATACGATCTATACATATTCAAACCTTTCGCCAGGGGGCTATGGGTTCACGGTAACAGATGCTGGTGGATGTATCAACCTAACAGGTACGACCATTAATGAGCCCAATCCCATCTCTGTTTCTATGTTCCCGACCAATTTATCGTGTAACGGCGATGGATCTGGTGCTATTTCATCTTCGGTTCAAGGCGGAACTTCACCATACACGTATGCTTGGAGCAATGGGTCCAACGCTACTTCGATTTCAAGCCTCGCCGCGGGAACCTACACGTTATCGGTAACCGATGCAAACGGTTGTTCCGCAATTGAAACCCAAGTGGTTTCAGAGCCTTCACTATTGACCGTCAGTATAACTGAATCAAGTCCTGTTCTTTGTTCCGGAGCTAGTGATGGAAGGCTAGCGGCCTCTGTGGTGGGCGGCACTGCACCATATAGTTATCAATGGTCTTCGGGTGGACGAAACCCCATAGAAAACGGTTTATCCGAAGGCGTATATACCGTGGATATTACAGATGCAAATGGCTGCATGGCTTCAGCTTCATATACCTTGGTTAGTCCTTCTCAAATTACCGTCGTTGGTGTCGAAGTCGATCCTTCAGCGGTCGGTGCCTCTGATGGCACTTTAACCATTACCATCAATGGAGGTACACCTGATTACGACATATACTTAAATAATGTTTTTGTAGCGACTCAGTCGAGTCCAACCTACACCTTCAACAACTTGACCGCCGGTGGATACTCTGTTCGTGTTGAGGATGCAAATGGCTGTCTTGCCTTTGGAACGTTTACGCTCAATAACCCAGCTTGTAATGTGTCATTTACAGCGACTGTTTCGAATGTTAGCTGCGCAGGGGCCAATGATGGCGCTGCAACTCTAGTTGTTGTGGGGGCCTCTCCCCCCTTGACGTATGTCTGGAGTGACGGAGGTCCTAACACTCCGAATAGAACAGGTCTTGCACCAGGCCTTTACTCCGTTACAGTAACCGACGGGGTAGGTTGCGGACCTTGGGTGCGTTCAGGAATCATAAGTGAACCCACCCCTCTCAGCGGGTTTACCGTTTCGACCATTACTACTCTTTGTAACGGAAGCGCTGATGCAGGAATACGGATCTTTCCTTCGGGAGGAACTCCACCGTATAGCTTCCTTTGGTCTAATGGAGAGACCACGAACTTGTCTTTGGGATTGGCTGCTGGTGCATATACGATTACCCTAAGTGACGCCAATGGATGTACGTATATCGACGGCGCTACAATCGTTGAGCCAGCTGCTGTTTCCGTTGTATTAAGTGTTACGGATGTGGATTGTTTTACTGCCGCATCTGGATCGGTTTCCGCAGCGGTTTCAGGAGGAACTTCACCGTACAGCTATGCATGGTCTAATGGATCGGATTCAAGCTCAACAGGTGGGGTTATAGCGGCAACCTATTCCGTTACTGTGACCGACTTCTTTGGATGCTCCGTTGTTAGTCAAGCCACGGTTTCCGAGCCTACCGATCTTGTCGGGGGAATAACTTTGACACAAGAAATTCTATGTCACGATGATCAAACGGGTATTTTAACGGCTACCGCTTCGGGCGGGACACCTCCATACTCTTATCAATGGAATTTTGGCCCGTCTAGTCAGAGTTGGACGGATATCGGAGCAGGCTTGTACCGTGTCATCATTACAGATGCAAACGGTTGTACCGTTGGAGCGTCACAGTTTCTGGACCAACCTCAGCAGGATCCGGATGTTCGCATTTTCTCGACCGACAATCCGTGTAATGGGGATGCAATTGGAACAGCTGAAGTTCAAGGAGAAGGAGGAACACCACCATTTTCCTATCAGTGGTCTACTGGAGATTCAGGGCCTCTCGTTGCGGGACTTTCAGCGGGGACCTATTTTGTCACGGCTACGGATGCGAATGGATGTTTTGTTACCGATAGCGTTGTCATTACTGAACCCGCGGTCCTTGACTTAATTTTGGTTTCATCGACCGACGTGACAATAAACGGAGAAGCAACGGGTGAAGCTGAAGTCAGTATATCAGGCGGAACTCCTGATTTTACTCTGCTCTGGAGTAATGGAGCCTCTACGCTTGAAGTCGACAATTTACTTGCTGGGTCCTACACGTGTTCTGTGACCGATTCCGAAGGTTGTACAGATGAAGTGATTGTCATCATTAACGAGCCAAATGCCCTGGTTGGCCTGGTGTCAAGCTCTACGAACATTACCTGTTTCGGGGACAATGACGGTAGTGCTTCCGTTACCGTTTCGGGAGGAGTTCCCCCGTACACTTATCAATGGAACACGGGAGCTAATACTGCGACAATTTCAAACCTCTTTGCAGGTACCTATACCTGTGATATCTTCGACAGTGAGGGCGCTCAAACCCAAGTGGTTGTGGTAATTACGCAACCGGACATTCTGATTGCGGGTGTTCAATCTAAACAGGACGTGCTCATCGCCGGACAATCGACAGGTTCCATAACTGTAACCGTATCGGGAGGAACCATGCCGTATACCTACGCGTGGACAAATGGTGAAACTACGGCATCCATAAGCGGTCTACCTCATGGTTTTTACGGGTTGGACGTCACGGACGCCAATGGATGCCGCGACATTATCATTGTTCAGATTACAGAACCCGGGATCCTGGTCATTACACCAGATGTAAATGACATCAGCTGCAATGGAGCAAATGATGGATCAGTAACGCTCTCGGTCTCCGGAGGAATTGCTCCATTCAGTTACTTGTGGTCTGATGGTGCAACCACTCAGACGAGAACGAATTTGGCTCCAGGAGTGTACGGCTGTACGGTAACCGATGCAGCTTTAGCTTCTATTGAATACTTTGTGCCGATATCGGAGCCATCGGTTTTGACCGTTGATGGCCAGGTGACCAACGCTTCCAACAACATGAATAATGGCGAAATTCAAGTAACAATATACGGAGGCACACCACCTTATTTTAGTACTTGGTCAGATGGTGCTGGAACCTTGGACCGCACTGGATTAGCGCCTGGATCATATACGATATCGGTTACAGATGATAATGGATGCTTAGATGTTGAAACATATGTAATTGGCGCAAATGTTCCACCGGTGGCGGTAAATGATACGACCTCAACACCAGAAGAGACCTTGGCGATTATCAATGCTAGGTCAAATGATTATGACCCGGATTTCTTTTTGAATACGGCATATCTCCAGGTAATTACTCCTCCGATGAATGGTCAGTATGACGTGGCGGCACCAGTTGGAGTTGTTCTCTATTTGCCTGATCCACTGTTCAATGGGATAGACTCAATTCAGTATGTGATTCAGGACCTCGGTACGCCGCTTCCACGATTGACCGATACAGCTTGGATTTACATTGATGTGACCCCAGTCAATAATCAAGTAGTTGCAGTAGATGACGTTGACACGACTTCAGATTTTAACCCTATCACTATTTATCCACTTTTGAATGATTCGGACCCTGATGGTGACTCCATTTGGGTTGTGGGATTAGTCAATGGACCCATATACGGAAATGCGATCCTTCAAGGAGATTCTGTGATTTATACGCCAACAGACTATTACTCCACATACGACCACTGGCCGTATTACATCACTGATGGTCAGACTCTGGATACAGCTGATATTATCATCTATAATAATTGGTCAAATATTCCTCCTACCGCCAAACTAGACTTTGATTCTACAGTAGTCAATACACCTGTTACCGTCGATATTATTGTCAACGACAACGGCAACGGAGAAGCTCTTGATTTAAGTTCATATTCAGAGGTTTCTCCTTTTAGCAATGGTTCGGGAGTTTATAATCCGGCTACAGGAGAATTAACCTATACTCCTAATCCTGGCTTTACAGGACTGGATATCATGCGGTACCGAATCTGTAATTCAGGTACTCCGCAGTTGTGTGATGAAGCGAATGTGGTCATTCTCGTCTACGCTGGAAATATTTCCGTGGGCACCAATACCGAATGCGTAAAGAATGGCGTCTATGTCAATTACTCCGTCGTCGCATTGGATTTCGCATCGGTAACTCCTGTCACCGCCGTTTGGCGTGACACTTTAGGCAATACCATTGACTCAATTACTGGCCTTCCACAGTTTGGCACTTTACTCTGGCCAGGGACCGTACTAGACGGAAACGGCTTTGCCATAGATTGGCCGGGCTATGTCTACAATGGTTCTAGTTGGGAAGAAGGAAATGACGGGTTTGAATCGATTCGCGATAAGGCCATCATTGAATTCTATATGATTGATTCTGCCGACGTGGCCGTTGATTATTTGATTTCGACAACGCCTCTGTGCTCTACGCGTCCACCAAGCGCTATTGAGGCAATAAACGATACGACCACAACGAGCGAGAATACCCCGGTGAGTTACGACATCCTCGCCAACGATATTGCCACTGTTGCACCTCTTGATCCAGCAACGATTACGATTTTGACTCAGCCGCCGAATGGAAGTGTTCAAACGAACGGAACGGCGAGTATTACCTATACACCTGACTTGAACTTCAATGGTGTAGACTCCTTGCAGTACCGAGTTTGCGATCAAAGCAATCCGGCGCTTTGCGATGATGCTTGGGTATACATTACTATTGATCCAGTGAATAACCCGCCCGTGGCCGTCAACGATACTGGAACGGCGCCTGCCAATGTCGATATCACCTTGGATCCTTTAGTGAATGATTTTGATGTAGATGGCTTCCTGGTCAATACGACCTTTACGATTATTACCCCTCCGTTCTGGTTGGCTAATGCAACCTACAATCCATCCACAAGTACCTTTACTTATCCAGCTCTGGTTGACTTTGTCGGTATCGATAGCGTTCAGTATGTCATTTGTGATAATGGAAACCCGGATCCATCTCTTTGCGACACCGCTTGGATTTATTTGATCTTCACAGACGCGAATCAGCCCCCGGTAGCCGTGAACGATACGGCCTATACTATTGAAGACGTGCCTGTCGCATTTGACATGTTAGGCAACGACTCCGATTCAGACGGAATGATAGACCCCTCGACGCTGGTGTTCATTAGCTCACCGAGCAACGGTTCGGTCGCCTTTAACAACGGCTTGAACAGCTGGGAATATACACCCAACCCCGGATTCAATGGAGTAGACTCGTTCACGTATGAAATCTGCGATGATGGAAACCCCGCGCCGGTACTCTGCGATCGGGCCGAAGTGTACATCTTTGTAGACCCTATCAATGATCCGCCCATCGCGGTGAATGATTCGGCTGTGGCAACAACGGCAATCCCAGAGATCATTGATATCCTTAATAATGATTCCGACCCCGATGGCTCTATAGAGCTTGATTCAACTTTGATTCTGATTGGCCCCCTTCATGGGACGGCTGTCATAGATCCTTTGACTAAATCATTGGTCTACGTTTCGGATTTCAACTATTCCGGCATGGACTCTCTTCGCTACAGAATTTGTGATGATGGAAACCCAGATCCTTCGCTCTGTGATGAGGCATGGGTTTATATTGAAGTTCTTGAAGACCGTCTCGTCCCAGCGAGTCCGACTGCGGTGAACGATACTTCGTACACGCTTCCAGGAGTTTCCGTAGACACTAATTTGTTGATTAATGATTTAATAGGGTCTGCTGGATTCGATACCGCCGCAACCTCCGTGATAACGGGGCCAACAAACGGGACCTATGTTTTGGGAACAGACGGTGTTATCACGTATACGCCTGGTTTGGCGGCTCCTTTTGGATCTAATTCTAATATTGCCTTCGTGGACAGTTTGCAGTACCGAATATTTGACACCTTGGCCATTCCCAATTCGTCTGAAGCATGGTACTACATTTTTGTAAATGTTGTTAATGCGCCACCGATAGCCGTGAACGATACCTTAGTCCTCGATTGCAGCACGGGTTCTGTGGCCAACATTGACGTGCCAGCCAATGACAGTGACCCAGAGGGCGCATTGGATCTGAATAGCGTGACCATTCTGACTCCCCCGGTTTCGGGTTCAGCAGTCACTGCGATGAACGGGAGTATCGACTATACCCCGAATGCCTGCTTTGTAGGCGTGGATAGCTTGCAATACAGTATTTGTGACTTGGGAATCCCTACGGAATGCGATACGGCCTGGGCCTACTTCTACTGCAACGACAACACCCCGCCAGTGGCCATTTGCAGTGATTTGACCTTGTACTTGGATGACCAAGGCGAAGTAAGTGTTTCCGCGAGTGCGATAGGCTCGGCAGCCGCAGACCCTTGTGGTCCAGTTCAGGTTGTGGTGAGCGATACCAGCTTCACCTGCGATGACCTCGGAGGCGCCACAGCTACGGTGACCGTTACCGATGTCAATGGTAATACGGATCAGTGTACGGCTAATATCACGGTTCTTGACACCATCTCACCGGTCATCAATTGCCCGAATGATACTGTACTGTATGCCGGGCCAAATGGATTTGCAGCCTACGCACCACCCGCGCCATTGGGCACGGATAATTGTACGATTGTCCAATATGACGTCAACGGCTCTGCTCCGTTCTTGCCGATCGGAGATACCGACATCACCTTTGTGGCGACAGACCAGAGTGGAAATACGGGCGATTGTATGTATACCGTGACGGTTATCGACACCTTTGCAGCGTCCTTGACCTGCCCTGGAGACATAGTTCTTCCCAATGACCCAGGAGTTTGCGGAGGAACGGTGGCCATGATACCGGTACCGAGCATTCAGAATGGAGGCGCCAACGATTCCATTTATCGTGCGGACAATACTGGACTGGAAGACGGTGACCTTTTCCCCATTGGGACAACGACCATCGTCTGGGTAGTAGAAGATGAATTCGGCAATACCGATACCTGTAGTTATACAGTGACGGTCAACGACGTAGAGGCTCCGGACATTACAGGTCCAGGACCACTTGACCTGATCAATGACCCGGGACAATGCGGCGCCGTATACAGCGGAATCACGCCGACCTATACGGACAATTGTGACGGGTCCACTGGGGCTACAGTTACGCTTCTGAGCGGACCAGCGCCAGGGGATTTCTTGGCTGTTGGAACCCATCAAGTCGTTTATGAAGTATGCGACCTTGCCGGCAACTGTGCATCGGAGTCGTACATCATAACCGTCACGGACGTGGAGCCACCGACCATCAGTGTACCGAACGACACCACTATTTTTGCCGACACCTTGGACTGCAGTGTGCTCTTCACGTATCCGTTCCCGACAGGAACCGATAACTGTGCGGTAATTGTCACGCAAACGGGGGGTACGGCATCGGGCGGAAACTTCCCAGTTGGGACCACAACGAATACCTTCCAGGCAGTGGACCCTAGCGGGAACATGGTGACTGGGCAATTCAACGTCACCGTGATCAGCACCTTTGACATTGATTTAGGACCGGATTTGGTGGTCTGTGGACCGACTCAGATTATTCCACCTACGGGTAATAAGTGGGATTATGATTGGGACAATGGCCAAACCAGCCCTATCATAGATATCACTATGTCTGGTTGTTACACCCTAACGGTGACCAATGCCGGTGGATGTGTGGCTAGCGATGAGATTTGCATCACCATTTTGGAACCTTCTGACTCTGTGGACCTATCGGGCATTCCTCCGGTGATCTGTAAAAATGATGGACCGGTTGTCTTGGATTTCGGTGTTCCATCTTCGGACATCGTTCTGACCGGACCTGGAGTGACGACCGGAACCACGGTAGACCCTTCAGGTGTGCCGGCGGGTGATCGAAATTACAGCTGGGTATATACCGATCCAGTGACCGGCTGTGTCACGGAAGGAACAGTGAAAATCACCATCGATTTCTGTTCGGGTCTTGAGGAGGGTGGATTCCAGAGCTTTGATCTGTATCCGAACCCGACGCGGGATCGGATTTCCATCAGCTTCACGCCGGCGACGGACCCAACCACGGAGCTGGTCATTGTAAACACCCTCGGTCAGGAACTACATCGCGAGACCTTCTCATCTGAGGCGGGATCGGATGCGCAAACCTGGACCATGGATGTTTCTCAATGGACGCAAGGAACGTATATCCTTCGTTTGACACGCGATGGGGTAACCGCACAAAAGCGATTCGTGATCCAAGATTGA